In the genome of Phaeodactylum tricornutum CCAP 1055/1 chromosome 20, whole genome shotgun sequence, one region contains:
- the hCDK4 gene encoding predicted protein (hypothetical cyclin dependent kinase 4), producing MDRYTVGEKIGEGSFGQVYFAVKHSTNEKRAIKRLKGAFAWEKVVPMRELQSLMQLTHHANIVQLHEVHLVRGVVHFVFEYVPNGSLHDLMMLRAKAEQGPLEEIDVRAIVQQVLQGLEHLHRHGLMHRDIKPENLLLAGTVVKVADFSMARGVENMSPLTSYVSTRWYRAPEVLLASPDYDQAVDIFATGCILAELLSLEPLFPGRSEIDQLQLIFALMGQPTSRTWKEGFRLLQRLGVIVDGASTAKASISPRQGLVQHLPSVSAAAVDFTFAVITLNPRDRLTASEALRHPFLKPLLRQPILVNTTTSTPARSKASSGPTAVTITPFQRPSMTDVDTPERLTHTALPVGSAKRRKPTDASEMYISSAFEVQWRKSTHTIARLPET from the exons ATGGACCGATACACCGTTGGGGAAAAGATTGGCGAAGGCTCTTTTGGGCAAGTATACTTTGCCGTGAAGCATTCGACCAACGAAAAG CGTGCGATCAAGCGGCTGAAAGGTGCCTTTGCGTGGGAAAAGGTTGTGCCAATGCGAGAATTGCAGTCCTTGATGCAGCTCACTCACCACGCCAACATTGTTCAGCTACACGAAGTACATCTCGTCAGGGGCGTCGTTCATTTCGTCTTTGAGTATGTGCCGAACGGCTCCCTGCACGATCTTATGATGCTCCGGGCGAAAGCCGAGCAGGGTCCACTTGAAGAGATTGACGTTCGCGCAATAGTCCAACAAGTATTGCAAGGCTTGGAGCATTTGCATCGTCATGGTCTTATGCACCGAGACATCAAACCCGAAAATCTTTTGTTGGCCGGAACAGTCGTCAAAGTCGCCGACTTTTCGATGGCTCGTGGTGTAGAGAATATGTCCCCCTTGACTTCGTACGTGTCGACCCGGTGGTACCGGGCTCCCGAGGTCCTCCTTGCATCTCCAGATTACGATCAAGCGGTTGACATCTTCGCCACGGGATGTATCCTGGCCGAACTCCTCTCTTTGGAACCCCTCTTTCCAGGCCGCTCGGAAATTGATCAATTGCAACTAATCTTTGCCCTAATGGGGCAACCAACGTCACGGACGTGGAAAGAAGGCTTTCGGCTATTGCAGCGATTGGGAGTGATCGTAGACGGTGCATCCACTGCCAAGGCCTCTATATCTCCTCGGCAAGGATTGGTGCAGCATCTTCCTTCGGTATCGGCTGCTGCTGTGGACTTCACCTTCGCAGTCATAACTTTGAATCCGAGGGACAGGCTTACGGCGTCTGAAGCGTTGAGGCATCCCTTCTTAAAACCCTTACTACGGCAACCGATTCTCGTCAATACGACCACAAGCACTCCAGCAAGGAGCAAAGCATCATCTGGGCCCACTGCTGTCACAATTACCCCTTTCCAACGTCCATCGATGACTGACGTGGATACCCCTGAACGCCTTACACACACTGCACTCCCCGTAGGTTCCGCAAAAAGACGCAAGCCAACCGATGCTTCCGAGATGTACATCTCGAGTGCTTTCGAAGTCCAGTGGAGAAAATCAACCCATACCATCGCACGGCTACCTGAGACCTGA
- a CDS encoding predicted protein yields the protein MLDDRGSCGLTTKAGSVPYNAQAIATKTSYFCAILQIETCPVNFVRNSGTRDVCPSRSLNVNSSTFSTYVHKCRDFAEYRSPNRRCVFFARQSSRVPNQSEKVGVSACVPVLLGSRESARAPARLRVLPVTERFHRTVPPVGTRRWKAQNSRALTLVRVVGSWRVPSNCPFAPFLLLFSFPPKHPQYRSHNPHTSHQYDCEYFGRACNTEYPTDPASASDLSASNRSTVGTRKQKAIVF from the exons ATGCTTGATGATCGTGGCAGTTGTGGCTTGACTACCAAAGCTGGTTCCGTTCCTTATAATGCGCAAGCCATTGCAACGAAGACTTCGTACTTTTGTGCGATTCTCCAAATAGAAACTTGCCCCGTGAATTTCGTTCGGAACTCCGGCACTCGTGATGTTTGTCCATCG AGATCGCTTAACGTAAATTCGTCGACATTTTCTACCTATGTGCACAAATGCCGTGATTTTGCCGAGTACCGTTCTCCAAACCGCCGTTGTGTATTTTTCGCACGCCAGTCAAGTCGTGTTCCAAACCAGAGCGAAAAAGTCGGAGTTTCCGCATGCGTTCCCGTTCTTCTCGGAAGCAGGGAATCCGCGAGAGCGCCGGCCCGCCTACGTGTGTTGCCCGTGACCGAGCGTTTTCACCGGACCGTACCGCCCGTTGGCACCCGACGATGGAAGGCCCAGAACTCGCGAGCCCTTACTCTAGTACGAGTCGTGGGGTCGTGGCGCGTTCCCTCGAATTGCCCGTTTGCCCCCTTCCTCCTCCTTTTTTCATTCCCTCCCAAGCATCCGCAGTATCGGTCACATAATCCGCACACCAGTCACCAGTACGATTGCGAGTACTTCGGCAGGGCTTGTAACACCGAGTATCCTACCGACCCCGCATCCGCGAGCGATCTCTCGGCTAGCAATAGAAGCACGGTCGGAACTCGAAAACAAAAGGCGattgttttttga